The Micromonospora sp. NBC_00421 genome contains a region encoding:
- a CDS encoding VOC family protein, with the protein MTDDHRPPAVRQLRLVVEAEDYDVAVAFFRDALGLPEQAAYSGAGEARVVILEAGRATLEIANPAQKRMIDDVEVGRQVAPRLRLAFEVDDAAAVTGRLVAAGATEVAPPTVTPWHSLNARLDAPAGLQLTLFQELRAVDERSTADGFGTNG; encoded by the coding sequence GTGACCGACGACCACCGGCCCCCGGCCGTACGGCAGCTCCGCCTGGTGGTGGAGGCCGAGGACTACGACGTGGCGGTCGCCTTCTTCCGGGACGCCCTGGGCCTGCCGGAACAGGCCGCGTACTCCGGTGCCGGGGAGGCCCGGGTGGTGATCCTGGAGGCGGGCCGGGCCACCCTGGAGATCGCCAACCCGGCGCAGAAGCGGATGATCGACGACGTCGAGGTGGGCCGTCAGGTGGCCCCGAGGCTCCGGCTGGCGTTCGAGGTGGACGACGCCGCCGCCGTCACCGGCCGGCTCGTCGCCGCCGGGGCCACCGAGGTCGCGCCGCCCACCGTCACCCCCTGGCACTCGCTGAACGCGCGGCTCGACGCGCCGGCCGGCCTTCAGCTCACCCTCTTCCAGGAGTTGCGGGCCGTCGACGAGCGGTCCACCGCCGACGGCTTCGGCACCAACGGCTGA
- a CDS encoding MBL fold metallo-hydrolase translates to MTARVDHAVTSGTFSLDGQTFDVDNNVWVVGDDSECVVLDAPHDVAAIRRAVGDRRVVAILATHAHDDHVRVAPELAKVTGAPILLHPDDRVLWDLVHPGLAPDGELSDEQEITVGDTVLRVLHTPGHSPGACSFHAPSLGAVFTGDTLFAGGPGATGRSYSDFATIVESIRTRLLTLPADTVVHTGHGDDTTVGAEAPHLQEWLARGH, encoded by the coding sequence GTGACCGCCCGGGTCGACCACGCCGTCACCTCCGGCACGTTCTCCCTCGACGGGCAGACCTTCGACGTCGACAACAACGTCTGGGTCGTCGGCGACGACTCCGAGTGCGTGGTGCTCGACGCCCCGCACGACGTCGCCGCGATCCGCCGGGCCGTCGGCGACCGCCGGGTGGTGGCGATCCTCGCCACCCATGCCCACGACGACCACGTCCGGGTCGCCCCCGAGCTGGCCAAGGTCACCGGTGCGCCGATCCTGCTGCACCCCGACGACCGGGTGCTGTGGGATCTGGTGCACCCCGGCCTGGCCCCCGACGGGGAACTGTCCGACGAGCAGGAGATCACCGTCGGCGACACCGTCCTGCGGGTGCTGCACACCCCCGGCCACAGCCCCGGCGCGTGCAGCTTCCACGCCCCGTCGCTGGGCGCGGTGTTCACCGGTGACACCCTGTTCGCCGGTGGTCCGGGGGCGACCGGCCGGTCGTACAGCGACTTCGCCACCATCGTCGAGTCGATCCGGACCCGGCTGCTCACCCTGCCGGCCGACACCGTGGTGCACACCGGGCACGGCGACGACACCACCGTCGGCGCGGAGGCCCCCCACCTGCAGGAGTGGCTGGCCCGCGGCCACTGA
- a CDS encoding S-(hydroxymethyl)mycothiol dehydrogenase produces the protein MSQEVRGVISRSKGAPVEVTTIVVPDPGPGEAVVRVQSCGVCHTDLHYREGGINDDYPFLLGHEAAGVVEQVGEGVTEVAPGDFVVLNWRAVCGECRACRRGRPWYCFDTHNAARKMTLTDGTELTPALGIGSFAEKTLVHAGQCTKVDPAARPAAVGLLGCGVMAGLGAAMNTGQVTRGDSVAVIGCGGVGDAAVAGAVLAGATTIIAVDTDGRKLDWARKFGATHTVDASAEDAVEAIRAATGGFGADVVIDAVGRPETWKQAFYARDLAGTVVLVGVPTPQMTVDLPLLDVFGRGGALKSSWYGDCLPSRDFPLLTQLYLQGRLDLDAFVTEEIALDQVEEAFRRMHDGDVLRSVVVFP, from the coding sequence GTGAGCCAGGAAGTCCGGGGCGTCATTTCACGGAGCAAGGGCGCTCCGGTCGAGGTCACCACCATCGTGGTGCCCGACCCGGGGCCCGGCGAGGCGGTGGTGCGGGTGCAGTCCTGCGGGGTCTGCCACACCGACCTGCACTATCGCGAGGGCGGCATAAACGACGACTACCCGTTCCTGCTCGGTCACGAGGCGGCCGGGGTGGTGGAGCAGGTCGGCGAGGGGGTGACCGAGGTCGCCCCCGGTGACTTCGTGGTGCTCAACTGGCGGGCGGTGTGCGGTGAGTGCCGGGCCTGCCGGCGGGGCCGCCCGTGGTACTGCTTCGACACCCACAACGCCGCCCGGAAGATGACCCTCACCGACGGCACCGAGCTGACCCCTGCCCTGGGCATCGGCTCCTTCGCGGAGAAGACGCTGGTCCACGCCGGCCAGTGCACCAAGGTCGACCCGGCGGCCCGGCCCGCCGCCGTCGGGCTGCTCGGCTGCGGGGTGATGGCGGGGCTCGGCGCGGCGATGAACACCGGGCAGGTCACCCGGGGTGACTCGGTCGCCGTCATCGGTTGCGGCGGGGTCGGTGACGCGGCGGTCGCCGGTGCCGTCCTGGCCGGGGCGACCACGATCATCGCGGTGGACACCGACGGTCGTAAGCTCGACTGGGCGCGGAAGTTCGGCGCCACCCACACCGTCGACGCCTCCGCCGAGGACGCCGTCGAGGCGATCCGGGCCGCCACCGGCGGGTTCGGTGCCGACGTGGTGATCGACGCGGTGGGCCGACCGGAGACCTGGAAGCAGGCGTTCTACGCCCGGGACCTCGCCGGCACCGTCGTCCTGGTCGGGGTGCCCACCCCGCAGATGACAGTCGACCTGCCGCTGCTGGACGTCTTCGGCCGTGGCGGCGCACTCAAGTCAAGCTGGTACGGCGACTGCCTGCCCAGCCGGGACTTCCCGCTGCTCACCCAGCTCTATCTGCAGGGCCGGCTCGACCTGGACGCCTTCGTCACCGAGGAGATCGCCCTGGACCAGGTGGAGGAGGCGTTCCGCCGGATGCACGACGGTGACGTGCTGCGTTCGGTGGTGGTGTTCCCGTGA
- a CDS encoding MFS transporter — protein sequence MRYVDAGGRRVDFRVGLPAAARVRCRGGPVARRVGAAVNVLPASGRRQAGVVWAVAVTAYLAAVFHRSSLGVTGVDATHRFGLNASALAVFSVAQLAVYAAMQIPVGVLLDRYGSRRLLLAGGALMVAGQLCFAVATDVRLAVAARVLVGLGDAMTFISVLRIVAYWFPGRRNPLLVQLTGTFGQLGAILAAVPLVALLHHAGWTPAFLVAAGLGATAVLLVLVAVRDGPHVGRDTVAAPTLSTVRRELVAAWAQPGTRLGLWSHFVAQFSGAVFALLWGYPFLVQGQGLPPTAAASLLTLMTVGALLAGPLVAHLCARHPFHRSVLIFAVTGASAGVWAVVLAWPGRSPHWLLVILVLVLALNGPGAVVGFDYARTFNPVHRIGSAIGIVNVGGFVASIVLVLAIGVVLDLTTPAGASAPPLYAFRWAFAVQYLLWALGAVQVLRYRNAARRHAGRPDGTGTVRVAEPGAVVRVPPGDRAGGGGDRSAGGESGGPVGWAA from the coding sequence GTGCGGTACGTCGATGCCGGCGGTCGTCGCGTCGACTTCCGGGTGGGCCTGCCGGCGGCGGCGAGGGTGCGGTGTCGGGGTGGGCCGGTCGCCCGGCGGGTCGGCGCGGCGGTGAACGTCCTTCCCGCATCCGGGCGTCGCCAGGCCGGTGTGGTCTGGGCAGTGGCCGTCACCGCCTACCTGGCGGCGGTGTTCCACCGCAGCTCCCTCGGGGTGACCGGAGTGGACGCCACGCACCGCTTCGGCCTCAACGCCTCCGCCCTGGCCGTGTTCTCGGTGGCCCAGCTCGCCGTGTACGCGGCCATGCAGATCCCGGTCGGGGTGCTCCTGGACCGCTACGGTTCACGTCGGTTGCTGCTGGCCGGTGGCGCGCTGATGGTCGCCGGGCAGCTCTGCTTCGCCGTCGCCACCGACGTCCGGCTCGCCGTCGCCGCCCGGGTGCTGGTGGGACTCGGCGACGCGATGACCTTCATCAGCGTGCTGCGGATCGTGGCGTACTGGTTCCCGGGCCGCCGCAATCCGCTGCTGGTGCAGCTCACCGGCACCTTCGGTCAGCTCGGTGCGATCCTCGCCGCGGTGCCGCTGGTGGCGTTGCTGCACCACGCCGGTTGGACCCCGGCGTTCCTGGTCGCCGCCGGGCTCGGGGCGACGGCGGTGCTGCTGGTGCTGGTCGCCGTCCGCGACGGCCCGCACGTCGGGCGGGACACCGTCGCCGCCCCGACCCTGTCCACCGTACGGCGGGAGCTGGTGGCCGCCTGGGCGCAGCCGGGCACCCGGCTGGGCCTGTGGTCGCACTTCGTGGCCCAGTTCTCCGGTGCGGTCTTCGCCCTGCTGTGGGGGTACCCGTTCCTGGTGCAGGGGCAGGGTCTACCGCCGACCGCCGCCGCGTCCCTGCTCACCCTGATGACCGTCGGCGCGCTGCTCGCCGGGCCGCTGGTCGCCCACCTGTGCGCCCGGCACCCGTTCCACCGGTCGGTGCTGATCTTCGCGGTGACCGGGGCCAGCGCCGGGGTGTGGGCGGTGGTGCTGGCCTGGCCCGGCCGGTCCCCGCACTGGCTGCTGGTGATCCTGGTGCTCGTGCTGGCCCTCAACGGCCCCGGCGCGGTGGTCGGGTTCGACTACGCCCGGACGTTCAATCCGGTGCACCGCATCGGCAGCGCCATCGGCATCGTCAACGTCGGCGGGTTCGTCGCCTCGATCGTGCTGGTGCTGGCGATCGGGGTGGTGCTCGACCTGACCACCCCGGCGGGTGCGAGCGCTCCACCGCTCTACGCGTTCCGTTGGGCGTTCGCCGTGCAGTACCTGCTCTGGGCGCTGGGCGCCGTTCAGGTGCTGCGTTACCGCAACGCCGCCCGCCGGCACGCCGGTCGACCCGACGGCACCGGCACCGTCCGCGTGGCGGAGCCGGGTGCGGTGGTGCGCGTACCGCCGGGGGACCGGGCCGGGGGTGGGGGCGACCGGTCGGCGGGCGGTGAGTCCGGCGGACCGGTGGGTTGGGCGGCATGA
- a CDS encoding cryptochrome/photolyase family protein, with product MSPRRWLLADQLGPHFLDDDRQPVLLVEVSELFRRRRLHRQKAHLILSALRHRAAELGDRALLLRTGTFREALASVDGPVEVCHPSTRATLDFVRSVPGLAMLPPRGFVTDLADFADWADRPRRGQLRMVDFYRYAKRRHGVLTGPGPTGRPTTTSGPTLDVPPPPPIVEDDIDAGVRADLDRWERDGVRFVGRDAPRTHPASHTEAEERLAHFLRYRLPAFGRYGDVMSADDPVLAHGMLSSSFNLGLLDPAVALHRAEAAWRAGEAPSASVEAFVRGLLGWREFLWQLYWYVEPPYRGTGWLAATESLPQWFVDLDADAVEARCLADVLAGVRDRAWVHHAQRLLVLGNHALQRGWRPTELADWFQRSFVDGVDWVMNTTVIGMSQYADLARVDTRPYAVDGRYIDEISDYCTDCRYRPDRELGDLACPYTGGFAAFLHRNREKLVADPRLAAELAARDDPDRREAVLAQEEKRGSNPP from the coding sequence ATGTCTCCCCGCCGGTGGCTGCTCGCCGATCAACTCGGGCCGCACTTCCTCGACGACGACCGGCAACCGGTGCTGCTGGTCGAGGTCAGCGAGCTGTTCCGGCGTCGGCGGCTGCACCGGCAGAAGGCGCATCTGATCCTCAGCGCCCTACGGCACCGCGCCGCCGAACTGGGTGACCGGGCGCTGCTGCTGCGTACCGGGACGTTCCGGGAGGCCCTGGCATCGGTCGACGGCCCGGTCGAGGTCTGCCACCCGAGCACCCGGGCGACCCTCGACTTCGTCAGGTCCGTCCCCGGGCTGGCCATGTTGCCACCCCGCGGCTTCGTCACCGACCTGGCCGACTTCGCCGACTGGGCGGACCGGCCCCGGCGCGGGCAACTGCGAATGGTCGACTTCTACCGGTACGCCAAGCGCCGGCACGGGGTGCTCACCGGCCCGGGACCGACCGGACGGCCGACCACCACCAGCGGACCCACCCTGGACGTACCGCCCCCGCCGCCGATCGTCGAGGACGACATCGACGCCGGAGTCCGGGCCGACCTGGACCGGTGGGAACGCGACGGGGTCCGGTTCGTCGGTCGCGACGCCCCCCGCACCCATCCGGCCAGCCACACCGAGGCCGAGGAGCGGCTGGCGCACTTCCTGCGCTACCGGTTGCCCGCGTTCGGCCGCTACGGCGACGTGATGAGCGCCGACGACCCGGTCCTGGCGCACGGGATGCTCTCCTCCTCGTTCAACCTCGGGTTGCTCGACCCGGCGGTGGCCCTGCACCGGGCGGAGGCGGCCTGGCGGGCCGGCGAGGCCCCCTCGGCCTCGGTGGAGGCGTTCGTCCGGGGCCTGCTCGGCTGGCGGGAGTTCCTCTGGCAGCTCTACTGGTACGTCGAGCCGCCCTACCGGGGCACCGGCTGGTTGGCCGCGACCGAGTCCCTGCCGCAGTGGTTCGTCGACCTCGACGCCGACGCGGTGGAGGCCCGCTGCCTCGCCGACGTGCTCGCCGGGGTCCGGGACCGGGCCTGGGTGCACCACGCCCAACGGCTGCTGGTGCTCGGCAACCACGCGTTGCAGCGCGGCTGGCGGCCGACCGAGCTGGCCGACTGGTTCCAACGCAGCTTCGTCGACGGCGTCGACTGGGTGATGAACACCACAGTGATCGGCATGAGTCAGTACGCCGACCTGGCCCGGGTGGACACCCGCCCGTACGCGGTGGACGGGCGGTACATCGACGAGATCAGCGACTACTGCACCGACTGCCGCTACCGGCCCGACCGGGAACTCGGCGACCTCGCCTGCCCGTACACCGGGGGTTTCGCCGCGTTCCTGCACCGTAACCGGGAGAAGCTGGTGGCCGACCCCCGGCTCGCCGCCGAACTGGCCGCCCGGGACGACCCGGACCGCCGGGAGGCGGTGCTGGCGCAGGAGGAGAAGCGGGGCAGCAACCCGCCCTGA
- a CDS encoding SDR family NAD(P)-dependent oxidoreductase, translating to MRSFDFTAGTAVVTGAASGIGEALAHGLARRGSDLVLLDRDGDRLDAVAAAIRAAHPGRRVDTHLVDLADLCTTARVAEEIRARHPRIRLLVNNAGVALGGRFDQVTMDEFHWVVDVNFRAPVQLTHALLPALRAEPGAHLVNVSSLFGLIAPAGQTAYAASKFAVRGFTEALRHELTDDGIGVTSVHPGGVATRIARNARVGSGMAREEFETARRQFEKLLFIPPARAAEVILRGVERRRARVLIGWSAKLPDLLARVAPGSYGRLLAAGIRVAAGAARHTPATRAPAAAELPAGELPAGEIA from the coding sequence GTGCGTAGCTTCGACTTCACCGCCGGGACCGCCGTGGTCACCGGTGCCGCCAGCGGAATCGGCGAGGCGCTCGCCCACGGGCTGGCCCGGCGCGGCAGCGACCTGGTCCTGCTCGACCGAGACGGTGACCGGCTCGACGCGGTGGCTGCCGCGATCCGTGCCGCCCACCCCGGTCGTCGGGTCGACACCCACCTGGTCGACCTGGCCGACCTGTGCACCACCGCCCGGGTGGCCGAGGAGATCCGGGCCCGGCATCCCCGGATCCGGCTGCTTGTCAACAATGCCGGGGTGGCCCTCGGTGGCCGGTTCGACCAGGTCACCATGGACGAGTTCCACTGGGTCGTCGACGTCAACTTCCGGGCGCCGGTGCAGCTCACCCACGCCCTGTTGCCGGCGTTGCGGGCCGAGCCCGGCGCGCACCTGGTCAACGTGTCCAGCCTGTTCGGGCTGATCGCCCCGGCCGGGCAGACCGCCTACGCGGCAAGCAAGTTCGCCGTCCGTGGCTTCACCGAGGCGCTGCGGCACGAGTTGACCGACGACGGCATCGGGGTGACCTCGGTGCACCCCGGCGGGGTGGCCACCCGGATCGCCCGTAACGCCCGGGTCGGCAGCGGGATGGCCCGTGAGGAGTTCGAGACCGCGCGGCGGCAGTTCGAGAAGCTGCTGTTCATCCCGCCCGCGCGGGCCGCCGAGGTGATCCTGCGTGGGGTGGAACGTCGTCGCGCCCGGGTGCTGATCGGCTGGTCGGCGAAGCTGCCCGATCTGCTGGCCCGGGTGGCGCCGGGCTCGTACGGCCGGCTGCTCGCCGCCGGGATCCGCGTCGCGGCCGGTGCGGCCCGGCATACCCCGGCCACCCGCGCCCCGGCCGCCGCCGAGCTGCCGGCCGGGGAACTGCCGGCCGGGGAGATCGCCTGA
- a CDS encoding flavin-containing monooxygenase, producing MVRVTASDPGDAMADHVDVLIVGAGLSGVGAACHLRRDCPDKTYAVVEARDAIGGTWDLFRYPGIRSDSDMFTLGYSFAPWTDPKAIADGDAVRRYVRDTARRYGVEEHIRFRHRVSRAEWDGTTARWTVHVRRDDTAEDVVLTCDFLFACTGYYRYDAGYTPDFPGVERFAGRVVHPQHWPADLDHSGRRVVVIGSGATAVTLVPALAQRAGHVTMLQRSPTYVIALPARDRVADVLRRRLPARLAYRLVRGKNVLFGMVNYQLSRRAPKLVRSFLRRAAKGRLPVGYDVDRHFSPRYDPWDQRLCVAPDGDLFAALASGSASVVTDTVDTFTPDGVRLGSGVELPADVVVTATGLQLLALGGMTLTVDGVDVDLGATVAYKGMMLSGVPNFALTIGYTNASWTLKADLVASYVCRLLRHLDATGQQVVTPVAPADGELSPIIDLRSGYVLRSVDTLPRQGPRAPWRLYQNYPRDVLLMKHGRLDDAGVRFSRATADAPVG from the coding sequence ATGGTCCGGGTCACCGCCTCGGACCCGGGAGATGCGATGGCCGACCACGTCGACGTGCTCATCGTCGGCGCCGGGCTGTCCGGGGTCGGTGCGGCCTGTCACCTGCGGCGCGACTGCCCCGACAAGACGTACGCGGTGGTCGAGGCCCGCGACGCGATCGGTGGCACCTGGGACCTGTTCCGCTACCCGGGCATCCGCTCCGATTCGGACATGTTCACCCTCGGCTACTCGTTCGCGCCGTGGACCGACCCGAAGGCCATCGCCGACGGCGACGCCGTGCGCCGCTACGTCCGCGACACCGCCCGGCGGTACGGCGTCGAGGAGCACATCCGGTTCCGTCACCGGGTGTCGCGTGCCGAGTGGGACGGCACCACCGCCCGGTGGACGGTGCACGTCCGACGCGACGACACCGCCGAGGACGTGGTGCTGACCTGTGACTTTCTCTTCGCCTGCACGGGCTACTACCGGTACGACGCCGGGTACACCCCGGACTTCCCGGGCGTCGAGCGGTTCGCGGGGCGGGTGGTGCACCCGCAGCACTGGCCCGCCGACCTCGACCACTCCGGTCGGCGGGTGGTGGTGATCGGCAGCGGCGCCACCGCGGTGACCCTGGTGCCGGCGTTGGCGCAGCGGGCCGGGCACGTCACCATGCTCCAGCGGTCGCCCACGTACGTGATCGCGTTGCCGGCCCGCGACCGGGTGGCCGACGTGCTGCGCCGCCGGTTGCCCGCCCGGCTGGCATACCGGCTGGTACGCGGGAAGAACGTGTTGTTCGGCATGGTCAACTACCAGCTCAGCCGGCGGGCACCGAAGCTGGTGCGGTCGTTCCTGCGGCGGGCGGCCAAGGGGCGCCTGCCGGTCGGTTACGACGTGGACCGGCACTTCTCGCCCCGCTACGACCCCTGGGACCAGCGGCTCTGCGTGGCACCCGACGGGGACCTGTTCGCGGCCCTGGCGTCCGGCAGTGCCTCGGTGGTGACCGACACCGTCGACACGTTCACCCCCGACGGCGTCCGGCTCGGCTCCGGCGTCGAACTGCCCGCCGACGTGGTGGTCACCGCCACCGGGCTGCAACTGCTGGCCCTCGGCGGGATGACCCTCACCGTGGACGGGGTCGACGTCGACCTCGGCGCGACGGTGGCGTACAAGGGCATGATGCTCTCCGGGGTGCCGAACTTCGCGTTGACCATCGGTTACACCAACGCCTCCTGGACGTTGAAGGCCGACCTGGTCGCCAGCTACGTCTGCCGGTTGCTGCGTCATCTGGACGCCACCGGTCAGCAGGTCGTCACCCCGGTCGCGCCCGCCGACGGCGAGCTGTCGCCGATCATCGACCTGCGTTCCGGGTACGTGTTGCGCAGTGTGGACACGCTGCCCAGACAGGGCCCCCGGGCACCTTGGCGGCTTTATCAGAACTATCCCCGGGACGTCCTGCTGATGAAACACGGCCGGCTCGACGACGCGGGGGTGCGCTTCTCCCGGGCGACCGCCGACGCCCCGGTCGGCTGA
- a CDS encoding pentapeptide repeat-containing protein, which yields MAETIELRGDCARCVGLCCVAPAFAASADFAQHKPAGRPCPNLRTDSRCGIHDELRDRGYPGCVVFDCFGAGQRVSQVTYPGRDWRDDPATAAGMFAAFAVARPLHELLWYLTEALALTPAGPLRDQLRAARDDTDIMAAGTPGELPTVDVDAHRDRINPLLSAASEAARAGTAGADHRGAMLLGADLRGADLVGANLRGARLVGADLRGADLRRADVTGVDLRGADLRGADLSSTLFLHQSQLEAARGDRRTALPPTLRHPGHWTGLTLTPIRPPATRTAGTTRRSRRPRR from the coding sequence ATGGCGGAAACCATCGAGCTGCGCGGCGACTGCGCCCGCTGCGTCGGGCTGTGCTGCGTCGCCCCGGCCTTCGCCGCCTCCGCCGACTTCGCCCAGCACAAACCCGCCGGCCGCCCCTGCCCGAACCTGCGCACCGACTCCCGGTGCGGCATCCACGACGAACTGCGCGACCGCGGCTACCCCGGCTGCGTCGTGTTCGACTGCTTCGGCGCCGGCCAGCGGGTCAGCCAGGTCACCTACCCGGGGCGGGACTGGCGCGACGACCCGGCCACCGCCGCCGGCATGTTCGCCGCGTTCGCCGTCGCCCGGCCCCTGCACGAACTGCTCTGGTACCTCACCGAAGCGCTGGCCCTCACCCCGGCCGGCCCGCTGCGCGACCAGCTGCGCGCCGCCCGCGACGACACCGACATCATGGCCGCCGGCACCCCCGGGGAACTGCCCACGGTCGACGTGGACGCCCACCGGGACCGGATCAATCCGCTGCTCTCGGCCGCGAGCGAGGCCGCCCGCGCCGGCACCGCCGGGGCCGACCACCGGGGCGCGATGCTGCTCGGCGCCGACCTGCGCGGCGCGGACCTGGTCGGGGCGAACCTGCGCGGGGCCCGCCTGGTCGGCGCCGACCTGCGCGGGGCGGACCTGCGCCGGGCCGACGTCACCGGCGTCGACCTGCGCGGGGCGGACCTGCGCGGGGCGGACCTGTCGAGCACCCTCTTCCTGCACCAGTCTCAACTCGAGGCGGCCCGCGGCGACCGGCGCACCGCCCTCCCGCCGACGCTGCGGCACCCCGGGCACTGGACCGGGCTGACCCTCACGCCGATCCGGCCACCCGCCACCCGCACCGCCGGCACCACCCGCCGCAGTCGCCGCCCCCGCCGCTGA
- the rnhA gene encoding ribonuclease HI: MVDAAADRVVEIWTDGACSGNPGPGGWGVLLRYGGHERELCGGEATPTTNNRMELTAAIEALEALTRPATVRLHTDSTYVRNGITGWLASWKRNGWRTAAKQPVKNADLWQRLEAACARHEVSWHWVKGHNGHPENERADALANRGMTEARSAVGTPR, from the coding sequence ATGGTGGACGCGGCGGCCGACAGGGTCGTGGAGATCTGGACCGACGGGGCGTGCAGCGGGAACCCGGGGCCTGGTGGGTGGGGTGTGCTGCTGCGCTACGGCGGGCACGAGCGGGAGCTGTGCGGTGGCGAGGCCACCCCGACCACCAACAACCGGATGGAGCTGACCGCCGCGATCGAGGCGTTGGAGGCGCTGACCAGGCCGGCGACCGTGCGGCTGCACACCGACAGCACGTACGTCCGAAACGGCATCACCGGGTGGTTGGCGTCGTGGAAGCGCAACGGCTGGCGTACCGCCGCGAAGCAGCCGGTGAAGAACGCCGACCTGTGGCAGCGGTTGGAGGCGGCGTGCGCCCGGCACGAGGTGAGCTGGCACTGGGTGAAGGGGCACAACGGTCATCCGGAGAACGAGCGCGCCGACGCGCTTGCCAACCGGGGGATGACCGAGGCGCGCTCGGCGGTCGGCACGCCCCGCTGA
- a CDS encoding serine hydrolase domain-containing protein, which yields MTDGTDGLRARVRRTIDDLVDSGREAGVQVAAYRHGRLIVDETAGTADTATGRPLTADTPIFSVSTGKGLTSTVVHVLAEAGQLDYDLRLADVWPEFARHGKHAVTLRHVLTHTAGVPALPADTTPADFTDWDAMCALIADAVPRWAPGEQVAYHAWTYGWLVGEVVRRVTGRRISTVLAEDVAAPLGVPGELFFGVPEADLPRLATLEDNGLADLMEFASTHLPHFDAVAPPAVRPDAAIGSRPDVLRADVPAVGTLTARAAARMYAALIGEVDGVRLVSADRLRQLGAVAVRGVEWVFGQETAYGLGYAVDDDGSFGTAGSGGSLAYAYPELGLTVAATRNRLGANDGDPMEGLRALIRDTVRATT from the coding sequence ATGACCGACGGCACGGACGGCCTGCGGGCCCGGGTACGCAGGACCATCGACGACCTGGTCGACTCGGGCCGGGAGGCGGGCGTGCAGGTGGCGGCCTACCGGCACGGTCGCCTGATCGTCGACGAGACCGCCGGCACCGCCGACACCGCCACCGGACGGCCGTTGACCGCCGACACCCCGATCTTCAGCGTCTCCACCGGCAAGGGCCTGACCAGCACCGTCGTGCACGTCCTCGCCGAAGCGGGCCAGCTCGACTACGACCTGCGCCTCGCCGACGTCTGGCCCGAGTTCGCCCGGCACGGCAAGCACGCCGTCACACTGCGGCACGTACTCACCCACACCGCCGGGGTGCCGGCCCTGCCCGCCGACACCACCCCGGCCGACTTCACCGACTGGGACGCGATGTGCGCGCTGATCGCCGACGCGGTGCCCCGCTGGGCGCCCGGCGAACAGGTCGCCTACCACGCGTGGACGTACGGCTGGCTGGTCGGCGAGGTGGTCCGTCGGGTCACCGGCCGCCGGATCTCCACAGTGCTGGCCGAGGACGTGGCCGCCCCGCTGGGCGTACCCGGGGAGCTGTTCTTCGGGGTACCCGAGGCGGACCTGCCCCGGCTGGCCACCCTGGAGGACAACGGCCTGGCCGACCTGATGGAGTTCGCCTCCACCCACCTGCCGCACTTCGACGCCGTCGCCCCACCCGCCGTACGCCCCGACGCCGCCATCGGCAGCCGACCGGACGTGCTGCGCGCCGACGTGCCCGCCGTGGGCACCCTCACCGCCCGCGCCGCCGCCCGGATGTACGCCGCGCTCATCGGCGAGGTCGACGGGGTACGCCTGGTCTCCGCCGACCGGCTGCGCCAGCTCGGCGCGGTGGCCGTCCGGGGCGTCGAATGGGTGTTCGGCCAGGAGACGGCGTACGGCCTCGGCTACGCGGTCGACGACGACGGATCGTTCGGCACCGCCGGCAGCGGCGGCAGCCTCGCCTACGCGTACCCGGAACTGGGCCTGACCGTGGCGGCGACCCGCAACCGGCTCGGCGCGAACGACGGCGACCCGATGGAGGGCCTGCGGGCGCTGATCCGCGACACCGTCCGCGCCACGACCTGA